The Neospora caninum Liverpool complete genome, chromosome X genome includes a region encoding these proteins:
- a CDS encoding SRS domain-containing protein, whose amino-acid sequence MSINVFGGVQVLSGLRRAVFVATVVGLLCWPGCSGEPPKDPPVLTCTSEFPLLPLSLPPQYPLLFKCPEGSSLVPAASGGKFKTFCRNSSCTNQAALGTAYALREAEAGEDPLEPASAGAQTKVYELVVLTQPEFPTTLYFLCKSTQDKATASLATTEARSTSDTMESTCTFQVAVFSRKPLSDAASEKVCEFGNTMKITLNPKSNKVTFRCGDNGFVWPLNFENAFKGEACTEEVSLASLGLGAFRVEGESSDQRAKAPAYTLEVSEFPTGTGPVQLCYKYTKTPEQETEQKSESDVCKVLINVAPKSETEDGKPGDDRPPTSGDQPSTGDTIGLATHSLIIACGTFLSCAVAIKHAL is encoded by the exons ATGTCGATTAACGTATTTGGAGGTGTTCAGGTCTTGAGCGGCCTTCGACGTGCAGTTTTTGTCGCGACCGTTGTCGGGCTTTTGTGCTGGCCAGGATGCAGTGGGGAGCCGCCGAAGGATCCGCCGGTTTTGACGTGCACGTCGGagttccctcttcttccgctgtcgCTGCCCCCACAATATCCACTGTTGTTTAAGTGTCCGGAAGGCTCATCTTTGGTTCCAGCTGCATCAGGTGGGAAGTTTAAAACATTCTGTCGGAATTCGTCCTGTACAAATCAAGCGGCGCTGGGCACTGCGTATGCTCTTCGAGAGGcggaagctggagaagaccCACTAGAGCCCGCGTCAGCAGGAGCACAAACAAAGGTGTACGAGCTCGTAGTACTTACACAGCCAGAGTTTCCAACAACCCTTTATTTCCTTTGCAAGTCAACACAGGACAAGGCGACCGCATCTCTTGCTACAACAGAGGCAAGAAGCACTTCTGACACTATGGAATCAACTTGCACGTTTCAGGTGGCTGTTTTCAGTAGAAAACCCCTGTCCGACGCCGCATCAGAAA AGGTGTGTGAGTTCGGCAACACCATGAAGATCACCCTCAACCCGAAATCAAACAAGGTCACGTTTCGATGCGGTGACAACGGATTCGTGTGGCCATTGAATTTCGAGAATGCGTTCAAAGGCGAAGCATGTACAGAAGAAGTAAGTCTTGCCAGTCTCGGTTTGGGTGCGTTTCGCGTAGAGGGGGAATCATCCGATCAGAGAGCAAAGGCTCCCGCCTATACTTTGGAGGTCTCCGAGTTTCCAACAGGCACTGGCCCCGTCCAGCTGTGCTACAAGTATACCAAGACACCTGAGCAGGAGACCGAACAGAAATCGGAGTCAGATGTCTGTAAAGTGCTAATCAATGTGGCTCCCAAGTCCGAGACCGAAGATGGTAAACCAGGTGATGACAGGCCTCCCACAAGCGGTGACCAACCTTCGACTGGCGATACCATAGGTCTTGCAACTCACAGTTTAATTATTGCCTGCggcaccttcctctcctgtgcCGTCGCAATTAAGCACGCCCTGTGA
- a CDS encoding SRS domain-containing protein, which yields MMPVCAFGGSQVWRGLRCAFGVSIVVGFVFLSCRGETSAKEPVTCPPTTNFLPVWTVEGIPFFFKCPEGSSLFPTASDGKFKTFCRNSSCTNQAELDTVYTTLQEAAAGDERVVPAPAGAQTKVYELEVHTEPEFPTTLYFLCKSTQDRATESLATTEARSTSDTMESTCTFQVAVFSRKPLSDAASEKVCEFGNTMKITLNPKSNKVTFRCGDTGVVWPLNFENAFKGEACTEEVSLASLGLGAFRVEGESSDETAKAPAYTLEVSEFPTGTGPVQLCYKYTKPPEQEIEQKSESDVCKVLINVAPKSETEDGKPGDDRPPTSGDQPSTGDTIGLATHSLIIACGTFLSCAVAIKHAL from the exons ATGATGCCTGTCTGTGCATTTGGAGGGTCTCAGGTCTGGAGAGGCCTTCGGTGTGCATTTGGGGTTTCGATTGTGGTCGGCTTCGTGTTCCTCTCATGCAGGGGGGAGACCTCGGCGAAAGAGCCTGTGACGTGTCCGCCAACGACAAATTTTCTTCCGGTGTGGACAGTGGAAGGCatccctttctttttcaaATGCCCGGAAGGTTCATCTTTGTTTCCAACTGCGTCAGATGGGAAGTTTAAAACCTTCTGTCGGAATTCGTCCTGTACAAATCAAGCGGAGTTGGACACTGTGTATACTACTCTTCAAGAGGCggcagctggagacgaacGAGTAGTGCCCGCGCCAGCGGGAGCACAAACAAAGGTGTACGAGCTCGAAGTACATACAGAGCCAGAGTTTCCAACAACCCTTTATTTCCTTTGCAAGTCAACACAGGACAGGGCGACCGAATCTCTTGCTACAACAGAGGCAAGAAGCACTTCTGACACTATGGAATCAACTTGCACGTTTCAGGTGGCTGTTTTCAGTAGAAAACCCCTGTCCGACGCCGCATCAGAAA AGGTGTGTGAGTTCGGCAACACCATGAAGATCACCCTCAACCCGAAATCAAACAAGGTCACGTTTCGATGCGGTGACACCGGAGTCGTGTGGCCATTGAATTTCGAGAATGCGTTCAAAGGCGAAGCATGTACAGAAGAAGTAAGTCTTGCCAGTCTCGGTTTGGGTGCGTTTCGCGTAGAGGGGGAATCATCCGATGAGACAGCAAAGGCTCCCGCCTATACTTTGGAGGTCTCCGAGTTTCCAACAGGCACTGGCCCCGTCCAGCTGTGCTACAAGTATACCAAGCCACCTGAGCAAGAGATCGAACAGAAATCGGAGTCAGATGTCTGTAAAGTGCTAATCAATGTGGCTCCCAAGTCCGAGACAGAAGATGGTAAACCAGGTGATGACAGGCCTCCCACAAGCGGTGACCAACCTTCGACTGGCGATACCATAGGTCTTGCAACTCACAGTTTAATTATTGCCTGCggcaccttcctctcctgtgcCGTCGCAATTAAGCACGCCCTGTGA
- a CDS encoding SRS domain-containing protein has product MMPVCAFGGSQVWRGLRCTFGVSIVVGFVFLSGCRGETSAKEPVTCPPETNFLPVWPLEGIPFFFKCPEGSSLFPTASDGNFKTFCRNSSCTNQAELGTAYTLREAEAGDDRVVPVSAGAQTKVYELVVLTQPEFPTTLYFLCKSTQDRATESLATTEARSTSDTMESTCTFQVAVFSRKPLSDAASEKVCEFGNTMKEVTLNPKSNKVTFRCGDKGFVWPLNFENAFEGEACTEEVSLASLGLAAFRVEGESSDETAKGPAYALEVSEFPAGSSRVRLCYKCKRLSQVDRPAALSSADECTIRINVEPKSQTEGDNEEDGQMDGKPPAGDASDLPKHNIVCVGVLLLSSVLALSQAV; this is encoded by the exons ATGATGCCTGTCTGTGCATTTGGAGGGTCTCAGGTCTGGAGAGGCCTTCGGTGTACATTTGGGGTTTCGATTGTGGTCGGCTTCGTGTTCCTCTCAGGATGCAGGGGGGAGACCTCGGCGAAAGAGCCTGTGACGTGTCCGCCAGAGACAAATTTTCTTCCGGTGTGGCCACTGGAAGGCatccctttctttttcaaATGCCCGGAAGGTTCATCTTTGTTTCCAACTGCGTCAGATGGGAATTTCAAAACCTTCTGTCGGAATTCGTCCTGTACAAATCAAGCGGAGTTGGGCACTGCGTATACTCTTCGAGAGGCggaagctggagacgacCGAGTAGTGCCCGTGTCAGCAGGAGCACAAACAAAGGTGTACGAACTCGTAGTACTTACACAGCCAGAGTTTCCAACAACCCTTTATTTCCTTTGCAAGTCAACACAGGACAGGGCGACCGAATCTCTTGCTACAACAGAGGCAAGAAGCACTTCTGACACTATGGAATCAACTTGCACGTTTCAGGTGGCTGTTTTCAGTAGAAAACCCCTGTCCGACGCCGCATCAGAAA AGGTGTGTGAGTTCGGCAACACCATGAAGGAGGTCACCCTCAACCCGAAATCAAACAAGGTCACGTTTCGATGCGGTGACAAAGGATTCGTGTGGCCATTGAATTTCGAGAATGCATTCGAAGGCGAAGCATGTACAGAAGAAGTAAGTCTTGCCAGTCTCGGTTTGGCTGCGTTTCGCGTAGAGGGGGAATCATCCGATGAGACAGCAAAGGGTCCCGCCTACGCTTTGGAGGTCTCCGAGTTTCCAGCTGGTTCAAGCCGCGTTAGGCTGTGTTACAAATGTAAAAGGCTGTCTCAGGTAGATCGCCCTGCAGCGCTTTCGTCTGCCGATGAGTGTACGATTAGAATCAACGTTGAACCAAAATCCCAAACCGAAGGTGATAATGAAGAGGACGGGCAAATGGATGGAAAGCCTCCGGCAGGCGATGCAAGTGACCTTCCCAAGCACAACATCGTTTGTGTTGGCGTCCTTTTGCTGTCCTCTGTGCTTGCCTTGAGCCAAGCTGTGTAG